The Methanophagales archaeon genome window below encodes:
- a CDS encoding DUF3782 domain-containing protein, producing MAVAELKSRNLKLLGGDREFRLSVAGFVGFKEGLGRLAEHDQRFEEHARLLNGLDLKIGDLGSKRGIFREGMKSIVEQYFGGEVERGITDDEEGIVFGHPSKVEVDLIVKDGKHIHH from the coding sequence ATGGCAGTAGCGGAATTGAAGAGCAGAAATCTTAAGTTACTTGGAGGGGACCGTGAGTTCAGGCTGAGCGTAGCCGGCTTTGTCGGCTTTAAAGAGGGGCTTGGCAGACTGGCGGAGCACGACCAACGCTTTGAGGAGCATGCCCGGCTGTTAAATGGGTTAGACCTCAAGATAGGGGATTTGGGTTCGAAAAGGGGTATTTTCAGAGAGGGCATGAAAAGCATTGTCGAGCAGTATTTCGGTGGAGAGGTGGAAAGAGGGATTACTGACGATGAGGAAGGCATCGTCTTCGGGCATCCATCAAAAGTCGAAGTTGATTTGATTGTAAAAGATGGGAAGCATATTCATCATTGA
- a CDS encoding iron-containing alcohol dehydrogenase, with amino-acid sequence MVGIGGGSVLDMAKLASAAAANPEQEASAFLGANKIKNPSVPKILIPTTAGTGSEATPFALVITNGKKKAIASSYNLADVVFIDAAFTATMPPRVTAFTGMDALSHAIEAFLSLGANPLTDSFALEAMRKISNNLEEAFSHGDNLNARMEMSLAAMLAGIAFGNAGVIAGHAIAHAFGARYKVPHGVSAALTLPYIMEYNANAPTVGARMKEIATALVGEKIESAEEAASKAIARVRSMIERLELPARLSDLDVPREDLPELAEDVEKEKGYLKRNPREMGLGDAMKLLESMW; translated from the coding sequence GTGGTGGGTATAGGTGGTGGGAGCGTACTGGATATGGCGAAACTGGCATCAGCAGCTGCAGCCAATCCAGAACAGGAAGCAAGTGCATTCCTGGGTGCCAACAAGATTAAAAATCCGAGTGTACCCAAGATTCTAATCCCAACTACTGCGGGTACAGGTTCTGAGGCTACTCCGTTTGCATTGGTGATTACAAATGGCAAGAAGAAGGCGATAGCGAGTTCTTACAACCTCGCCGATGTCGTATTTATTGATGCCGCGTTCACAGCCACAATGCCGCCACGTGTAACTGCTTTTACGGGCATGGATGCATTGAGCCATGCGATAGAAGCTTTTCTATCACTTGGTGCGAATCCACTTACCGATTCGTTTGCACTGGAAGCGATGCGGAAGATCAGTAATAACTTAGAGGAGGCGTTCTCACACGGTGATAACCTCAATGCCCGTATGGAGATGTCATTAGCCGCGATGCTGGCGGGTATAGCATTTGGTAATGCGGGCGTTATCGCGGGACATGCAATAGCCCACGCATTTGGTGCAAGATATAAGGTGCCACACGGCGTTTCCGCTGCACTCACTCTGCCCTACATCATGGAATATAATGCTAATGCACCAACGGTGGGAGCGAGGATGAAGGAGATAGCGACAGCGCTGGTGGGAGAGAAGATAGAATCTGCGGAAGAAGCGGCATCAAAGGCGATAGCACGTGTGAGAAGCATGATAGAGCGTTTGGAATTACCAGCCCGATTGTCGGATCTGGACGTCCCGAGGGAGGACTTACCGGAGCTTGCGGAGGATGTAGAGAAGGAGAAAGGCTATCTGAAACGTAATCCACGCGAAATGGGGCTTGGAGATGCAATGAAGCTGCTGGAGAGCATGTGGTAA
- a CDS encoding iron-containing alcohol dehydrogenase — protein sequence MYYAIQLPKRVVFGSGIADKIGGEAKLLGAKRTLIVTDETMEKMGLCDKVEKSLREVLEEVDVFDKVESEPTLAIADEIVRASKHNYDLVVGSELQSIITTWWWV from the coding sequence ATGTATTATGCGATTCAACTGCCAAAGCGAGTGGTCTTTGGTAGTGGGATAGCGGATAAGATAGGTGGGGAAGCGAAGTTGTTGGGTGCAAAGAGAACGCTCATCGTTACTGATGAGACGATGGAGAAGATGGGGTTGTGTGATAAGGTAGAAAAGTCTTTAAGAGAGGTATTGGAAGAAGTAGATGTATTTGATAAAGTTGAGTCTGAGCCTACATTGGCGATTGCCGATGAGATTGTCAGAGCTTCAAAGCATAATTACGACCTGGTTGTGGGGTCAGAGCTTCAAAGCATAATTACGACCTGGTGGTGGGTATAG
- the gatA gene encoding Asp-tRNA(Asn)/Glu-tRNA(Gln) amidotransferase subunit GatA, translated as MEQESTLTATEIVEGIKSGAISCEDLISRIYERIEKSKLNCYITLNKEEALKKARETDNNREEEEYMQKKLLGVPIAIKDSISTKNIQTTCASKILRGYIPPYDATVIEALKREGAIIIGKTNMDEFCMGSSTETSYYGPTLNPHDLSRVPGGSSGGSAAAIAARETVLALGSDTGGSIRCPASFCGIIGIKPTYGLVSRYGLIAYANSLEQIGPMASNVRDAALLLEVISAKDERDSTQVKLSNSSATNYHYQTSHEGGAGVKDLRIGVPKEFIEGVSPEVEAAVWNAIYSFEELGASYEEMSMRYLKYALAAYYIIAMSEASSNLARFDGLRYGLRLEQDADWHTTFSRIRGEGFGEEVKRRIILGTYALSVGYYGRYYLKALKVRTLIRREFNAALKRYDILALPTMPFVAFKLGERIKDPLSLYLADVNTVPMNLAGVPSISVPCAFYNGLPVGLQLVGEQFSEEKIINAAIAYEESSKL; from the coding sequence ATGGAACAAGAATCAACTTTAACAGCAACGGAAATCGTGGAAGGCATAAAAAGTGGGGCTATATCATGTGAGGACTTAATATCGAGGATATATGAGCGAATAGAAAAGAGCAAACTGAACTGCTATATCACGTTGAACAAGGAAGAAGCGCTTAAAAAAGCGAGGGAAACGGATAATAACAGAGAAGAAGAGGAATACATGCAGAAGAAGCTGCTTGGCGTACCTATCGCCATCAAGGACAGTATCTCCACCAAAAATATCCAGACCACGTGCGCATCGAAGATCCTCAGGGGTTATATCCCCCCATATGATGCCACCGTGATAGAGGCGCTAAAGCGAGAAGGTGCGATAATCATAGGTAAAACGAATATGGATGAGTTCTGCATGGGCTCTTCCACCGAGACGAGCTATTACGGACCAACATTAAACCCGCATGATCTCAGTAGAGTTCCCGGAGGCTCTTCTGGTGGTAGTGCCGCAGCTATAGCAGCAAGAGAGACGGTTCTTGCCCTTGGCTCCGATACCGGTGGTTCTATTCGCTGCCCTGCTTCTTTCTGCGGCATCATCGGAATAAAGCCCACTTATGGGCTCGTATCACGTTACGGGCTCATTGCATACGCCAATTCCCTGGAACAGATAGGTCCGATGGCATCGAATGTAAGAGATGCCGCATTACTCCTGGAAGTGATATCTGCAAAAGATGAAAGGGACAGCACACAGGTGAAGTTGAGTAACAGCAGCGCTACTAACTATCACTATCAGACAAGTCACGAGGGAGGTGCCGGTGTGAAAGATTTGAGGATAGGTGTGCCTAAGGAGTTCATAGAGGGTGTTTCACCAGAGGTTGAAGCTGCTGTTTGGAATGCCATTTACAGCTTTGAGGAGCTCGGGGCATCTTATGAGGAGATGAGCATGAGATATCTAAAATATGCACTCGCTGCTTATTACATCATTGCGATGTCCGAGGCATCATCGAATCTGGCGAGGTTTGATGGACTCAGATATGGGCTTCGACTGGAACAGGATGCTGATTGGCATACCACTTTCTCAAGGATAAGAGGAGAAGGGTTTGGAGAGGAGGTGAAGAGACGGATTATTCTCGGTACTTATGCTCTTTCCGTGGGCTACTATGGCAGATATTATCTGAAGGCATTGAAGGTGCGTACACTTATAAGGCGTGAGTTCAATGCCGCACTGAAGAGATATGATATCCTGGCACTACCAACAATGCCCTTTGTCGCATTTAAGCTTGGTGAACGGATAAAAGACCCGCTTTCTCTTTATCTCGCTGATGTTAATACTGTACCGATGAATTTAGCAGGTGTGCCATCCATATCAGTACCTTGCGCATTCTACAATGGGCTACCAGTTGGATTGCAGCTTGTGGGTGAGCAATTCAGTGAAGAAAAGATAATAAATGCTGCTATTGCTTATGAGGAATCTTCAAAGCTGTGA